A window of the Pungitius pungitius chromosome 3, fPunPun2.1, whole genome shotgun sequence genome harbors these coding sequences:
- the si:dkey-52l18.4 gene encoding uncharacterized protein si:dkey-52l18.4 isoform X2 translates to MNPLSQSDMHYRLLGAIGCLCLLHPGLWAEECSQDVLGKRENVTVPAGQSLSLSCVVQHCGGAWTGTWTIQRTDSKGDNITARRRLSNVSLSATQTRLTLDFPSVGLLDEGTYGCSVKWAQGDTRGHLMYVNVTAAVPSERSVLHRVLVCAGASLCLPIVLCLALCLRSEVEPRSLPRTLSTHSVVYRKQPQSAPRPPPRCPVLQKPSTSSHKAFSESTQKNEVVYADISQHALGQRGAVEEPDPSTTYSALMFS, encoded by the exons ATGAACCCACTCTCACAGTCAGACATGCATTACCGTCTCCTCGGAGCCATCGGCTGCCTCTGCCTTCTTCATCCCG gtctgtGGGCAGAAGAATGCAGTCAGGACGTTCTAGGAAAACGCGAGAACGTTACCGTCCCAGCGGGACAaagtctgtctctgtcctgtgTGGTCCAACACTGTGGGGGCGCCTGGACAGGGACCTGGACGATTCAAAGAACGGATTCAAAGGGCGACAATATAACCGCGAGGCGTCGTCTGTCCAACGTGTCGCTCTCGGCCACTCAAACCCGCCTGACTTTGGATTTCCCGAGTGTCGGCCTCTTAGACGAAGGTACTTACGGGTGCAGCGTTAAATGGGCTCAAGGTGACACGCGAGGACATTTGATGTACGTTAACGTCACAGCAG CCGTCCCTTCCGAGAGGAGCGTCCTGCACAGGGTTTTGGTCTGTGCCGGCGCTTCCCTTTGTCTCCCCATCGTTCTGTGTTTGGCTCTTtgtctgaggtcagaggtcgagcCCCGGTCGCTTCCCAGGACGTTATCCACACACTCGGTTGTTTACAGAAAGCAACCCCAGTCGGCTCCACGGCCCCCACCTCGATGCCCCGTACTTCAGAAACCTAGCACTTCCTCTCACAAAG CTTTCTCCGAGTCCACCCAGAAGAACGAG GTGGTGTATGCCGatatttcccagcatgcactgggtcAACGGGGAGCGGTCGAAGAGCCCGACCCGTCCACCACCTACTCCGCCCTTATGTTCTCCTGA
- the si:dkey-52l18.4 gene encoding uncharacterized protein si:dkey-52l18.4 isoform X1, which translates to MNPLSQSDMHYRLLGAIGCLCLLHPGLWAEECSQDVLGKRENVTVPAGQSLSLSCVVQHCGGAWTGTWTIQRTDSKGDNITARRRLSNVSLSATQTRLTLDFPSVGLLDEGTYGCSVKWAQGDTRGHLMYVNVTAAVPSERSVLHRVLVCAGASLCLPIVLCLALCLRSEVEPRSLPRTLSTHSVVYRKQPQSAPRPPPRCPVLQKPSTSSHKAFSESTQKNEVGEHPFTRQDAFCLLPLSAYISVCASGFNVAGGVCRYFPACTGSTGSGRRARPVHHLLRPYVLLTASEAGTRSRTWSGLLDSLSSSHAGLAL; encoded by the exons ATGAACCCACTCTCACAGTCAGACATGCATTACCGTCTCCTCGGAGCCATCGGCTGCCTCTGCCTTCTTCATCCCG gtctgtGGGCAGAAGAATGCAGTCAGGACGTTCTAGGAAAACGCGAGAACGTTACCGTCCCAGCGGGACAaagtctgtctctgtcctgtgTGGTCCAACACTGTGGGGGCGCCTGGACAGGGACCTGGACGATTCAAAGAACGGATTCAAAGGGCGACAATATAACCGCGAGGCGTCGTCTGTCCAACGTGTCGCTCTCGGCCACTCAAACCCGCCTGACTTTGGATTTCCCGAGTGTCGGCCTCTTAGACGAAGGTACTTACGGGTGCAGCGTTAAATGGGCTCAAGGTGACACGCGAGGACATTTGATGTACGTTAACGTCACAGCAG CCGTCCCTTCCGAGAGGAGCGTCCTGCACAGGGTTTTGGTCTGTGCCGGCGCTTCCCTTTGTCTCCCCATCGTTCTGTGTTTGGCTCTTtgtctgaggtcagaggtcgagcCCCGGTCGCTTCCCAGGACGTTATCCACACACTCGGTTGTTTACAGAAAGCAACCCCAGTCGGCTCCACGGCCCCCACCTCGATGCCCCGTACTTCAGAAACCTAGCACTTCCTCTCACAAAG CTTTCTCCGAGTCCACCCAGAAGAACGAGGTGGGTGAACATCCCTTTACGAGACAGGACGCTTTTTGTTTGCTACCCCTTTCAGCATATATATCAGTTTGTGCAAGCGGTTTCAATGTTGCAGGTGGTGTATGCCGatatttcccagcatgcactgggtcAACGGGGAGCGGTCGAAGAGCCCGACCCGTCCACCACCTACTCCGCCCTTATGTTCTCCTGACCGCATCCGAAGCAGGAACAAGAAGCAGAACATGGTCTGGACTTTTGGATTCTTTGAGTTCTTCACATGCAGGACTGGCTCTCTGA
- the LOC119217955 gene encoding rap1 GTPase-activating protein 2 isoform X1, with amino-acid sequence MCCDLLLLQSADFFDMLEKMQVPKAEEPKRWKDDYIPYPRIEDVLEKGGPYPQVILPQFGGYWIEDVEAPVGTPSSSESSFCEDQEEEEGGGGEGTSHRLECNSTARAYRKHFLGAEHMNYYCSGSSIGHLVMSLKHEEAEGQEFLRIMLRSRIKTVHDRISLAGISQLPSVPQIAKLLCDDATGLKFNPVLYPRGSQLMVAYDEHEVNNTFKFGVIYQKFGQTSEEELFGNNEETPAFKEFIGILGDNVELLDFKGFRGGLDVSHGQTGSESVYTVFRRREIMFHVSTKLPFTEGDVQQLQRKRHIGNDIVAAVFQEDATPFVPDMIASNFLHSYVLVQVENPCTEHTTYKVSVTAREDVPAFGPPLPNPPVFRKGPEFRDFLLTKLINAENACYKSDKFAKLEGRTRAALLDNLHDELHRQSQATLGLSQPGEEDKMENGGHGGLLESFKRAMRVRSHSMETMVGSNRHRSPGVGGGVPASVSGGGLPQSTGECTKSTFTPPVLSAKSPLKSPVKRRSGLFPRLHSSTESPSEKHTRSDQKLAEFCSLSQEVRSETSSNPSSPEICPSKERPFVRLKECGGGSSRPNISRSSSSTSSFSSTTGETEALEELDTAGHPSITSSSIFSPSLSVDSPVSGTPVIMCRSPTDLKSKTSPRSNLKFRFDKMSHSSQASE; translated from the exons GATGACTACATCCCCTACCCACGGATAGAAGAT GTCCTGGAGAAAGGCGGCCCCTACCCTCAGGTGATCCTGCCCCAGTTCGGGGGTTACTGGATCGAAGACGTGGAGGCGCCGGTCGGGACGCCGTCCTCCTCGGAGTCCAGCTTCTgcgaggaccaggaggaggaggaggggggcggaggggagggcACGAGCCACCGCCTGGAGTGCAACAGCACGGCCCGCGCCTACCGAAAACACTTCCTCGGCGCG gAGCACATGAACTATTactgcagcggcagcagcatcGGCCACCTCGTCATGTCCCTGAAACACGAGGAGGCCGAGGGACAGGAGTTCCTGCGCATCATGCTCAG GTCGAGGATCAAAACGGTCCATGACAGGATCTCTTTGGCGGGCATCAGCCAGCTGCCCAGTGTGCCGCAGATTGCCAAG CTTCTGTGTGACGATGCCACGGGGCTGAAGTTCAACCCCGTCCTCTACCCTCGG GGGTCCCAGTTGATGGTCGCTTATGACGAACACGAGGTGAACAACACCTTCAAATTCGGAGTCATCTACCAGAAGTTTGGACAG ACATCAGAGGAAGAGCTGTTTGGGAACAATGAGGAGACGCCGGCGTTTAAGGAGTTCATCGGTATCCTGGGCGACAACGTTGAACTTCTGGACTTTAAAGG GTTTCGCGGCGGGCTGGATGTCTCCCACGGACAGACCGGGTCCGAATCTGTCTACACGGTCTTCAGACGCAGGGAGATTATGTTCCATGTGTCCACCAAGCTTCCCTTCACCGAAGGAGACGTCCAGCAG ctCCAGAGGAAAAGGCACATAGGAAATGACATCGTGGCCGCGGTCTTCCAGGAAGATGCCACGCCGTTTGTTCCGGACATGATCGCCTCCAATTTCCTGCACTCGTACGTGCTGGTGCAGGTGGAGAACCCCTGCACGGAGCACACAACATACAAG GTTTCCGTTACAGCGCGGGAGGACGTGCCCGCCTTCGGACCCCCTCTCCCGAACCCGCCTGTCTTCAGGaag GGTCCCGAGTTCCGAGACTTCCTGCTGACCAAGCTGATCAATGCCGAAAACGCCTGCTACAAATCCGACAAATTCGCCAAACTAGAG gggcggacgcgcgccgcgcTGCTGGACAACCTGCACGACGAGCTGCACAGACAGAGCCAAGCGACGCTGGGCCTGAGCCAGCCGGGGGAGGAGGACAAGATGGAGAACGGGGGACACGGGGGTCTGCTCGAGTCCTTCAAG agagcCATGCGCGTCAGGAGCCACTCCATGGAGACCATGGTGGGGTCCAACCGCCACAGGAGCCCCGGGGTAGGAGGCGGCGTCCCGGCCAGCGTGAGCGGAGGAGGACTGCCGCAGAGCACCGGCGAGTGCACCAAGAGCACCTTCACT CCTCCTGTGCTGTCGGCCAAGTCTCCTCTGAAGAGCCCCGTGAAGCGGCGCTCGGGCCTCTTCCCTCGTCTCCACTCCAGCACGGAATCCCCATCTGAGAAGCACACCCGCAG CGACCAAAAGCTGGCGGAGTTCTGCTCGCTGTCCCAGGAGGTGAGGTCGGAGACGTCGTCCAATCCCAGCTCCCCTGAGATCTGCCCCAGCAAAGAGAG GCCCTTCGTCAGGCTGAAAGAgtgcggcggcggcagcagcagaccGAACATCTCTCGCTCTTCGTCCAGcaccagcagcttcagcagcacCACGGGGGAAACGGAAGCTCTGGAGGAACTGGACACG gccggcCATCCCTCGATAACGTCCTCGTCCATCTTCAGTCCGTCCCTCAGCGTGGACAGCCCGGTGTCAGGTACCCCCGTCATCATGTGCCGCAGCCCGACAG ATCTGAAAAGCAAGACGTCCCCGAGGTCAAACTTAAAGTTCCGCTTCGACAAAATGAGCCACTCGTCCCAAGCT TCCGAGTAG
- the LOC119217955 gene encoding rap1 GTPase-activating protein 2 isoform X2, with translation MLEKMQDDYIPYPRIEDVLEKGGPYPQVILPQFGGYWIEDVEAPVGTPSSSESSFCEDQEEEEGGGGEGTSHRLECNSTARAYRKHFLGAEHMNYYCSGSSIGHLVMSLKHEEAEGQEFLRIMLRSRIKTVHDRISLAGISQLPSVPQIAKLLCDDATGLKFNPVLYPRGSQLMVAYDEHEVNNTFKFGVIYQKFGQTSEEELFGNNEETPAFKEFIGILGDNVELLDFKGFRGGLDVSHGQTGSESVYTVFRRREIMFHVSTKLPFTEGDVQQLQRKRHIGNDIVAAVFQEDATPFVPDMIASNFLHSYVLVQVENPCTEHTTYKVSVTAREDVPAFGPPLPNPPVFRKGPEFRDFLLTKLINAENACYKSDKFAKLEGRTRAALLDNLHDELHRQSQATLGLSQPGEEDKMENGGHGGLLESFKRAMRVRSHSMETMVGSNRHRSPGVGGGVPASVSGGGLPQSTGECTKSTFTPPVLSAKSPLKSPVKRRSGLFPRLHSSTESPSEKHTRSDQKLAEFCSLSQEVRSETSSNPSSPEICPSKERPFVRLKECGGGSSRPNISRSSSSTSSFSSTTGETEALEELDTAGHPSITSSSIFSPSLSVDSPVSGTPVIMCRSPTDLKSKTSPRSNLKFRFDKMSHSSQASE, from the exons GATGACTACATCCCCTACCCACGGATAGAAGAT GTCCTGGAGAAAGGCGGCCCCTACCCTCAGGTGATCCTGCCCCAGTTCGGGGGTTACTGGATCGAAGACGTGGAGGCGCCGGTCGGGACGCCGTCCTCCTCGGAGTCCAGCTTCTgcgaggaccaggaggaggaggaggggggcggaggggagggcACGAGCCACCGCCTGGAGTGCAACAGCACGGCCCGCGCCTACCGAAAACACTTCCTCGGCGCG gAGCACATGAACTATTactgcagcggcagcagcatcGGCCACCTCGTCATGTCCCTGAAACACGAGGAGGCCGAGGGACAGGAGTTCCTGCGCATCATGCTCAG GTCGAGGATCAAAACGGTCCATGACAGGATCTCTTTGGCGGGCATCAGCCAGCTGCCCAGTGTGCCGCAGATTGCCAAG CTTCTGTGTGACGATGCCACGGGGCTGAAGTTCAACCCCGTCCTCTACCCTCGG GGGTCCCAGTTGATGGTCGCTTATGACGAACACGAGGTGAACAACACCTTCAAATTCGGAGTCATCTACCAGAAGTTTGGACAG ACATCAGAGGAAGAGCTGTTTGGGAACAATGAGGAGACGCCGGCGTTTAAGGAGTTCATCGGTATCCTGGGCGACAACGTTGAACTTCTGGACTTTAAAGG GTTTCGCGGCGGGCTGGATGTCTCCCACGGACAGACCGGGTCCGAATCTGTCTACACGGTCTTCAGACGCAGGGAGATTATGTTCCATGTGTCCACCAAGCTTCCCTTCACCGAAGGAGACGTCCAGCAG ctCCAGAGGAAAAGGCACATAGGAAATGACATCGTGGCCGCGGTCTTCCAGGAAGATGCCACGCCGTTTGTTCCGGACATGATCGCCTCCAATTTCCTGCACTCGTACGTGCTGGTGCAGGTGGAGAACCCCTGCACGGAGCACACAACATACAAG GTTTCCGTTACAGCGCGGGAGGACGTGCCCGCCTTCGGACCCCCTCTCCCGAACCCGCCTGTCTTCAGGaag GGTCCCGAGTTCCGAGACTTCCTGCTGACCAAGCTGATCAATGCCGAAAACGCCTGCTACAAATCCGACAAATTCGCCAAACTAGAG gggcggacgcgcgccgcgcTGCTGGACAACCTGCACGACGAGCTGCACAGACAGAGCCAAGCGACGCTGGGCCTGAGCCAGCCGGGGGAGGAGGACAAGATGGAGAACGGGGGACACGGGGGTCTGCTCGAGTCCTTCAAG agagcCATGCGCGTCAGGAGCCACTCCATGGAGACCATGGTGGGGTCCAACCGCCACAGGAGCCCCGGGGTAGGAGGCGGCGTCCCGGCCAGCGTGAGCGGAGGAGGACTGCCGCAGAGCACCGGCGAGTGCACCAAGAGCACCTTCACT CCTCCTGTGCTGTCGGCCAAGTCTCCTCTGAAGAGCCCCGTGAAGCGGCGCTCGGGCCTCTTCCCTCGTCTCCACTCCAGCACGGAATCCCCATCTGAGAAGCACACCCGCAG CGACCAAAAGCTGGCGGAGTTCTGCTCGCTGTCCCAGGAGGTGAGGTCGGAGACGTCGTCCAATCCCAGCTCCCCTGAGATCTGCCCCAGCAAAGAGAG GCCCTTCGTCAGGCTGAAAGAgtgcggcggcggcagcagcagaccGAACATCTCTCGCTCTTCGTCCAGcaccagcagcttcagcagcacCACGGGGGAAACGGAAGCTCTGGAGGAACTGGACACG gccggcCATCCCTCGATAACGTCCTCGTCCATCTTCAGTCCGTCCCTCAGCGTGGACAGCCCGGTGTCAGGTACCCCCGTCATCATGTGCCGCAGCCCGACAG ATCTGAAAAGCAAGACGTCCCCGAGGTCAAACTTAAAGTTCCGCTTCGACAAAATGAGCCACTCGTCCCAAGCT TCCGAGTAG